A window of the Actinomycetes bacterium genome harbors these coding sequences:
- a CDS encoding efflux RND transporter periplasmic adaptor subunit: MKTKKPLLFILVLIAVLSVFSLNSCRQQETEQLETFTVSRGDIRQEVSSTGYVESSQVRNYSLQSAGEVLFSVQKGQTFNQGDKLLEVDNQITILSLEQAKVNVEISESSLVQAKISFQQALDNNHIAVQLGKENKELSHQSTVNALVALQDTQKLTDKSNSYSRSALDSARQSVNTAQITIEAAEQSIADAGNILDEARDESLINDTQIAQYEANLNSARANLENALAQKEAAQLQAESAQKSYEQAKAQSSSQINNAQGAYQQTQINESITYWSTLGETQNTKKQILMAQQSIEQAEQQLQLAKINVEMASLDLDKNKVMAPFGGIVLAAPLSPGELASPGMSVISIIDNDYIISSNINETDITKLRLGQEVTFTLDAYYGKHYKGKITDISPLSENLGGLVSFEIEVTPDQGQDLLYGLSANLTIVTAQAADVLLAPAGSVYEQDGKQYVDITEDTRIEQVEVETGISDYEYIEIISGLEQGDVIITSRIEND; the protein is encoded by the coding sequence TGTTTTTAGCCTAAACTCCTGCAGACAGCAGGAAACCGAGCAGTTAGAAACCTTTACTGTATCCAGGGGCGACATAAGGCAGGAGGTCTCCTCCACCGGATATGTGGAATCCAGCCAGGTTAGAAATTATTCCCTGCAATCAGCCGGTGAAGTCTTATTCTCTGTACAGAAAGGACAAACTTTCAACCAGGGGGATAAACTACTGGAAGTGGATAATCAGATAACCATACTTAGCCTGGAGCAGGCCAAGGTTAATGTGGAAATATCCGAAAGCTCACTGGTTCAGGCTAAAATTAGTTTCCAGCAGGCATTGGATAATAACCATATAGCAGTGCAGCTGGGCAAAGAAAATAAAGAGCTTTCCCATCAGAGCACGGTTAATGCCCTGGTTGCCCTGCAGGATACACAGAAACTGACCGATAAGTCTAACTCTTATTCCAGGTCAGCGCTGGATAGTGCCCGGCAGTCTGTAAATACCGCCCAGATAACCATTGAAGCGGCAGAACAGTCAATAGCCGATGCCGGCAACATACTGGATGAGGCCAGAGATGAGTCCCTGATAAACGATACCCAGATTGCCCAGTATGAAGCCAACCTTAATTCAGCCCGGGCTAATCTGGAAAATGCCCTAGCCCAGAAGGAGGCAGCGCAGCTTCAGGCAGAATCGGCCCAGAAAAGCTATGAACAGGCCAAGGCCCAATCCAGCTCCCAGATTAATAATGCCCAGGGGGCCTATCAGCAAACCCAGATTAATGAGAGCATAACCTACTGGTCCACCCTGGGGGAAACCCAGAATACCAAGAAACAGATACTGATGGCCCAACAATCTATAGAACAGGCAGAACAACAGCTGCAGCTGGCTAAGATAAATGTGGAAATGGCCAGCCTTGATTTGGATAAAAACAAGGTAATGGCTCCTTTTGGAGGCATAGTTCTGGCAGCTCCCCTGTCCCCGGGTGAGCTGGCTTCACCGGGCATGAGCGTGATATCCATTATAGATAATGACTATATAATCAGCTCCAATATAAATGAGACCGATATAACCAAGCTAAGGCTGGGCCAGGAAGTGACCTTTACCCTGGATGCCTATTATGGTAAACATTATAAGGGGAAAATAACTGACATATCCCCCCTGTCTGAAAACCTGGGAGGGCTGGTATCTTTTGAGATAGAAGTAACCCCTGACCAGGGCCAGGATCTTCTGTATGGACTCTCAGCCAACCTTACCATCGTAACCGCCCAGGCTGCAGATGTTCTGTTGGCGCCGGCGGGGTCAGTTTACGAACAGGACGGAAAACAGTATGTAGATATAACAGAAGATACCCGGATAGAACAGGTGGAAGTTGAAACCGGTATTTCTGATTATGAATACATTGAAATTATATCAGGCTTGGAACAAGGGGATGTAATTATTACCTCCAGGATTGAAAATGACTGA
- a CDS encoding YtxH domain-containing protein — MKNQRVFTNLLLTFGLGVIAGILFAPRSGEKTRKILAERAEQSIGCACTTLIDKMAMLKGRIGEYLEDMKEKVEDAD; from the coding sequence CCAGAGGGTTTTTACCAATTTATTATTAACTTTTGGCTTGGGAGTAATTGCAGGAATACTTTTTGCTCCCAGGTCAGGGGAGAAGACCAGGAAGATACTGGCAGAGAGAGCGGAGCAGTCTATTGGCTGCGCCTGCACCACCCTGATAGATAAGATGGCCATGCTTAAGGGCAGGATTGGCGAATATCTGGAAGATATGAAAGAAAAAGTAGAGGATGCGGATTAG
- a CDS encoding ABC transporter ATP-binding protein yields the protein MIDIENIRKTYNIGKIQIKALRGIDLVITEGEFVTVMGPSGSGKSTLMNILGCLDTPTSGKYTLGSTDVSKLNDSQLAEIRNNKIGFVFQTFNLLSRSNIYRNVELPLVYSKNTENRNRKVLDAVESVGLTGWIKHRPNEISGGQKQRVAIARALINNPAIILADEPTGNLDSVTGEEIMAIFQKLNQQGITILLVTHEMGIARHTQRIIYLRDGKIYRHEKVANPIDAGKKLKEMPKLEDEVD from the coding sequence ATCATTGATATTGAAAATATCCGCAAAACCTACAATATTGGAAAAATCCAGATAAAAGCCTTAAGGGGTATTGACCTGGTAATAACCGAAGGTGAATTTGTAACCGTAATGGGGCCTTCAGGCAGCGGTAAATCGACATTAATGAACATACTGGGCTGCCTGGATACTCCTACTTCGGGAAAATATACCCTGGGCAGCACAGATGTAAGCAAATTAAATGACAGCCAGCTGGCAGAAATACGTAACAATAAAATAGGTTTTGTGTTTCAGACCTTTAACCTGCTTTCCCGTTCCAATATTTACCGTAATGTAGAGCTGCCGCTGGTTTATTCCAAAAATACAGAAAACAGAAACCGGAAAGTTCTGGATGCTGTGGAGTCTGTAGGGCTAACCGGTTGGATAAAACACCGACCCAATGAGATTTCCGGAGGCCAGAAGCAAAGGGTGGCTATTGCCCGGGCCCTGATTAATAATCCTGCAATTATACTTGCAGACGAACCCACGGGAAATCTTGATTCAGTTACCGGAGAAGAAATAATGGCTATCTTCCAGAAATTAAACCAGCAGGGAATAACCATCCTGCTGGTTACCCATGAAATGGGAATAGCCAGGCATACCCAGAGAATAATTTATCTAAGAGACGGAAAAATATACAGGCATGAAAAAGTTGCAAATCCTATAGACGCCGGCAAAAAGCTTAAAGAAATGCCCAAACTGGAAGACGAGGTAGATTAG
- a CDS encoding ABC transporter permease, producing the protein MQRMFENIKIAFQALALNKLRSFLTMLGIIIGVGAVVAMLSIGTGAQQMVLQNIQDIGSNLIIVSPGSQDNEGGFEQMLGTVAQDQLKIEDVDAIEQQSKHIEGAIPVILSSSVISYLGSNSSASIYASTAKALDIYNFEMEGGRFFNSSDVANSANVAVIGQTIIRDLFGKRNPIGEIIKIDKKNFTVIGTVKEMGSNQFGQDQDNVVSVPITTAQNKLYGMDYINLIMAQSKSEAVIDQASREVRTILRRTHNLMPDQENDFTVQNQTQMLDIVSTITNIFTITIAGIAGISLLVGGIGIMNIMLVSVTERTREIGIRKAVGAKNRDILIQFLIESIVLSVSGGIVGIAFAVLVSTIITRLTVLSTSITAYPIILAISFSMVVGLFFGIYPAMRAARLNPIDALRYE; encoded by the coding sequence ATGCAAAGGATGTTTGAGAATATAAAGATAGCCTTCCAGGCACTTGCTTTAAATAAATTAAGGTCGTTTTTAACCATGCTGGGTATAATAATAGGAGTGGGGGCAGTAGTAGCCATGCTGTCTATAGGAACCGGCGCCCAGCAGATGGTGCTGCAGAACATTCAGGATATAGGCTCTAACCTGATTATAGTATCGCCGGGTTCACAGGATAATGAAGGCGGTTTTGAACAGATGCTGGGAACTGTAGCCCAGGACCAGCTGAAAATTGAGGATGTAGACGCTATAGAGCAGCAATCCAAACATATTGAGGGTGCCATACCGGTTATTTTAAGCTCATCAGTAATAAGTTATCTGGGAAGCAATTCCAGCGCAAGTATCTATGCCTCTACTGCCAAAGCCCTGGATATCTATAATTTTGAAATGGAGGGCGGCCGGTTTTTTAATTCCAGCGACGTGGCCAACTCAGCCAATGTTGCAGTAATAGGCCAAACCATAATCAGGGATCTTTTTGGTAAAAGAAATCCCATAGGGGAAATTATTAAGATAGACAAAAAGAATTTTACGGTAATTGGTACCGTAAAAGAAATGGGCTCCAACCAGTTTGGGCAGGATCAGGACAATGTTGTATCAGTACCCATCACCACCGCCCAAAACAAATTATATGGTATGGATTATATAAATTTAATCATGGCCCAGAGCAAAAGCGAAGCAGTTATAGATCAGGCTTCCCGGGAAGTAAGAACCATACTTAGAAGGACACATAATCTTATGCCTGACCAGGAAAATGATTTTACGGTACAAAACCAGACCCAGATGCTGGACATAGTAAGCACTATAACCAATATTTTCACTATTACCATTGCCGGTATTGCCGGAATTTCCCTGCTGGTGGGGGGAATAGGAATAATGAATATAATGCTGGTATCAGTTACAGAAAGAACCAGGGAAATTGGCATAAGGAAAGCAGTAGGGGCTAAAAACAGGGATATACTTATTCAATTTTTAATAGAGAGCATAGTGCTTAGCGTAAGCGGAGGAATAGTGGGAATCGCTTTTGCGGTACTGGTATCAACAATCATCACCCGGCTTACAGTGCTAAGCACTTCAATAACTGCTTACCCTATTATACTGGCCATTAGCTTTTCCATGGTGGTGGGGCTATTTTTCGGCATCTACCCCGCCATGAGAGCAGCCAGACTTAACCCTATAGATGCATTAAGGTATGAGTAA